Part of the Streptomyces sp. RFCAC02 genome is shown below.
CGGGCTGAGGGCGGGGTGCGGTCCGGCCGTCCGGCGGGCGGCGGGGCCGCGATACGAAAGTCACGCGTCCACCTACTTTCGGCGACTGGTCGGTGACTCTCCGTTCCGTCAGTGTTGAGGCATGACCGATGTGCTGCGCGTCTGGACGCGCGAAATGATCTCACTGGCCCTGCCGACGCCCTGCCCCGGGTGCGGAGGAGGACGGGCGGGCCTCTGCCCGGCCTGCGTCGTGGTGCTGTGCGGGAGTCGGCCCCGCCGGGTCCGGCCGGTGCCGCGGCCGCCCGGCCTGCCGCGTGTGCACGCCGCCGCGCCCTACCGCGACCAGGCCCGCGCCGTGCTCCTGGCCCACAAGGAGCGCGGCGCCCTGATGCTCGTCGGTCCGCTCGGGCGGGCGCTGGCCCTGAGCGCGGCCGCCGCCATCGGGCCGCGCGGCGGGACCGGGCCGCCGAGCCGGGGCGATCCGGTGCCCGCCCCGGGAGCCGTCGCGCGTGCGGCGCCGGCGCGCCCGGTCCTGCTGGTGCCGGTGCCCTCCGCGCGGGCGGCCGTCCGCGGGCGGGGTCATGACCCGGTGCGGCGGATGGCGCGGGTGGCGGCCGGGTGGCTGCGCCGGTGGGGAGCGGAGGCCCGGATGCGACCGGTCCTGCGGCAGCGGCGTGCGGTCGCCGACCAGTCGGGGCTTCCGGCCGCCCGGCGTGCGGCGAACCTCGCCGGGGCGCTCGTCGTGCGGCACGGTGCCCTCCGGCGGGACGACCCGGTGCTGCTGGTGGACGACCTGGTGACGACGGGCGCCTCCCTCGCCGAGGCGGCGCGGGCCGTCCGGGCCGCGGGCGCCGCCGTCCTCGGCGCGGCGGTGGTGGCGGGTCCCCCGGACGAGTGGTTCTGAGAAAGGGCTGGGGCGCCGCGGGCCGGCCGGAGGCGCGGACCGGCCCCGGGACCGGGAAGCACATCGTGGTGAAGGAGGTTCGGCTGTCCGGCGGCACTCGAAAGAGGTACGTTCGGAAGCAGGCGATAAGGGAACAATCCCGACACGCCGAGGCGGGTGCCGGTCAGGGACGGCCGATCTTCGATCACCCGGCCTCCGATCGGGACGGATGTTGATCTTGGTCCCGGGGGAGAAGGAGGTGAAGTCGAAACCCCGATGCAATGCCGACGGGGCGCGGAGTTCACCGGCCCGTCGGCCCAGTGCACCACAGGAGGTGCGCCGCGGTGCGGGCTGCACCTCCGGGAACGGAGTTCTGCGTGGACATCGTCGTCAAGGGCCGCAAGACCGAGGTGCCGGACCGCTTCCGGCGGCACGTGGCCGAGAAGCTCAAGCTGGAGAAGATCCAGAAGATCGACGGCAAGGTGACCCGCCTCGACGTGGAAGTGTCCAAGGAGCACAACCCGCGTCAGGCCGACCGTTCCGACCGGGTGGAGATCACGCTGAGGCACCGCGGGCCGGTGGTGCGCGCGGAGGCATCCGCCGCCGACCCGTACGGCGCCCTCGACCGGGCCGTGGAGAAGCTGGAGTCCCGGCTGCGCAGGCAGCACGACAAGCGTCGCTGCCGCCGGGGCCGGGACCGCATCCCCGCCGGCGAGGTCCTCGACGCCGTCCCCGAGGCGGCCGTGCTCTCCGGGGACGGCTGGACGGCCGGCGCCGACGAGGAGCCGGAGTCCCCGCCGGTCCGGCGGGTCGGCCCGCTCGTCGTCGAGGGCGACGGCCCGCTCGTCGTCCGCGAGAAGACCCACACGGCGGCCCCCATGACGCTGGAGCAGGCGCTGTACGAGATGGAGCTCGTCGGCCACGACTTCTACCTCTTCGTGGACTCGGCCAGCGGCCTGCCGAGCGTCGTCTACCGGCGGCACGCCTACGACTACGGCGTGATGCACCTGAAGACCGACGTGTCCGTCACCATCCCGCCCCAGGGCGCGGGCGGCGCGCTCGGCGGCTGAACCGGAGGTCCGTGGCGGCACCCCCGGACGGCCGGTTTCACCGCCCGTCCGGGGGTGTCCCCGTGGAATCATGGGGTCGCCGAGGGTGGCAGACCGATGACGGCCGGCAGGGGGAGGATGCATGGCGGACACTTTCGGACCGACGATGCCGCACGCACGGACGGGCCAGGACCCCGACGGGCCGCCCGGAGCGCACGAGAAGCCCGAACCCATCCGCGTCCTCGTCGTCGACGACCACGAACTCTTCCGGCGGGGCCTGGAGATCGTCCTCGCCCACGAGGAGGACATCGAGGTCGTCGGTGAGGCGGGGGACGGCGCCGAGGCCGTCGAGAAGGCCGCCGACCTCCTGCCCGACATCGTCCTGATGGACGTGCGGATGCCCCGGCGCGGCGGCATCGAGGCGTGCACCGCCATCAAGGAGGTCGCCCCCAGCACCCGCATCGTCATGCTGACCATCAGCGACGAGGAGGCCGATCTCTACGAGGCCATCAAGGCGGGCGCCACCGGCTACCTCCTCAAGGAGATCTCCACCGACGAGGTGACCGCAGCCATCCGCGCCGTGGCCGACGGACAGTCGCAGATCAGCCCCTCCATGGCGGCGAAGCTGCTGACCGAGTTCAAGTCGATGATCCTGCGCACCGACGACCGCAGACTCCTGCCTGCGCCCCGGCTCACCGACCGCGAGACGGAGGTCCTGCGGCTCGTCGCCACGGGACGCAACAACCGGGACATCGCCAAAGAACTCTTCATCAGCGAGAACACCGTCAAGAACCACGTGCGGAACATCCTGGAGAAACTCCAGCTCCACTCCCGCATGGAGGCCGTGGTCTACGCGGTCCGCGAGAAGATCCTCGACCTGGAGACCGGCTGAGCGACCGGACCGGTCAGCCGGCCGCCCGCGCCAGCTCCGCGACCAGCGGCCCCAGCGCCTCGGCAGGCGTCGTCCGCTCGACGCGGACCGTGTCGCACCCGACCCAGCGCGCGGCCTCCCCGAGCGCCCGCGCCATCGCCGGCACCGACCGCGCCGCCCCGGCCGCGCCGCCCTCGAAGGCGGCGTGCCGGGCGACCAGGGTCCCGCCCTCGCGCGCGGGATCGACCCGGCCGAGCAGCCGCCCGCCCGACAGCAGCGGCATCACGAAGTACCCGTACACCCGTTTCGGCCGGGGCACGTACGCCTCGAGCCGGTGGGTGAAGCCGAAGACCCGCTCGGTGCGCCGCCGGTCCCACACCAGCGAGTCGAACGGGGACAGCAGCACCGTCCGGTGCCGGCCGCGCGTCTCGGACGCGAGCGCCGCCGGGTCCGCCCAGGCGCGGCCCGGCCCGTCCCCGCCCCAGCCCGCCACCTCGACCGGGACCAGCCCGCTGTCCCCGACGACCGACCTGACCTGCGCCGCCGTGAGCCGGTAGTAGTCCGCGAGATCGGCCACCGTCGCCACGCCGAGCGCCGTGCCCGCCTGCGCGACCAGCCGCCGCAGGCAGGCGGCGTCGTCCAGGTCGTCGTGCAGCAGGTCGGCGGGGATCGCGCGCTCGGGCAGGTCGTACACGCGTTTCCAGCCGCGCCGCCGCGAGACCACCACGTCCCCCGTCATCAGCGCCCGCTCGACGGCGATCTTGGTGTCGCTCCAGTCCCACCACGCCCCGCCGTTCTTCGCGCCGCCGAGCTCGGTCGCCGTCAGCGGCCCCTCGGCCCGCAGACGCGCCAGCACCTTGTCGCGCGCGGGGGACTGCGCCGTCCCGCGCTGCGCGGCACGGGCGCGGTAGGCCCGCCTGCGGAACGCGAACAGCGGCCACTCCGCCATGGGCAGCACACATGCGGCGTGCGACCAGTACTCGAAGGCATGGTCGCCGCTCCAGTACGCCTCGTCCACGGCCGACGGCCCGACCGCGCCGAGCCGCGCGTACGGCACGAGGGCGTGCGAGCGGGCGAGCACCGAGATCGTGTCGAGCTGCACGGAGCCCAGCCGACGCAGGACGCCGCCCACACCGCCGGACCGGTCCACCGCGCCCAGGAGGCCCTGGGCGCGGAGCGCGAGCCGGCGGGCCTCGTCGGCGGCGAGCCGGACGACCGGGGCGGTGACGGGCGGAAGCACGGAAGGGGCGTTCATGCAAGCGATCGTAGAGCCGACCACTGACACGCGTCCCGGCGCTCGCATACCATGGCCGGTGCGGCGGGGCCACTCGCTGTGCCCGCACATCCACCAAGGCGCCAGGCCCGACCGGCAAGGAGACCAGCTCCCGTGTCCGTCCTCAACAAGCTCATGCGTGCAGGCGAGGGAAAGATCCTGCGCAAGCTGCACCGCATCGCCAACCAGGTGAACTCCATTGAAGAGGACTTCCTTGAACTGTCGGACGCCGAGCTGCGGGCCCTGACCGACGAGTACAAGCAGCGGTACGCGGACGGCGAGACGCTCGACGACCTGCTGCCGGAGGCGTTCGCCACCGTGCGCGAGGCGGCCAAGCGCGTGCTCGGCCAGCGCCACTACGACGTGCAGCTGATGGGCGGCGCGGCCCTCCACCTCGGGTACGTGGCCGAGATGCGCACCGGTGAGGGGAAGACCCTCGTCGGCACGCTCCCCACCTACCTGAACGCGCTGTCGGGCAAGGGCGTCCACCTGATCACCACCAACGACTACCTGGCGCAGCGCGACTCGGACTGGATGGGCCGTGTCCACCGCTACCTCGGGCTGTCCGTCGGGTGCATCACGGGCGGCATGACCCCCGCCAAGCGCCGCGAGCAGTACCGCTGCGACATCACCTACGGCACGAACAACGAGTTCGGCTTCGACTACCTGCGCGACAACATGGCCTGGTCCAAGGAGGAGCTGGTCCAGCGCGAGCACAACTTCGCCGTCGTCGACGAGGTCGACTCCATCCTGATCGACGAGGCCAGGACCCCGCTGATCATCTCCGGCCCGGCCGACCAGGCCACCAAGTGGTACTCGGACTTCGCGAAGCTCGTGCAGCGGCTGGAGAAGGGCGAGCCGGCCGTCCCGACGCGCCAGATCGTCGAGACCGGCGACTACGACGTGGACGAGAAGAAGCGCACCGTCGCCATCCACGACGCGGGCGTGAGCAAGGTCGAGGACTGGCTCGGCATCGACAACCTCTACGAGTCCGTGAACACCCCTCTCGTCGGCTACCTGAACAACGCCATCAAGGCGAAGGAGCTGTACAAGAAGGACAAGGACTACGTCGTCCTCGACGGCGAGGTCGTCATCGTCGACGAGCACACCGGCCGCATCCTCGCCGGCCGCCGCTACAACGAGGGCATGCACCAGGCGATCGAGGCGAAGGAGGGCGTGAAGATCAAGGACGAGAACCAGACGCTCGCCAAGATCACGCTCCAGAACTACTTCCGCCTCTACGACAAGCTCGCCGGCATGACCGGTACCGCGATGACCGAGGCCGCCGAGTTCCACCAGATCTACAAGCTCGGTGTCGTGCCGATCCCGACGAACCGGCCGATGGCCCGCAAGGACCAGTCGGACCTGATCTACCGGACCGAGGTCGCGAAGTTCGCCGCGGTCGTCGAGGACATCGTCGAGAAGCACGAGAAGGGGCAGCCGGTCCTCGTCGGCACCACCTCGGTCGAGAAGTCCGAGTACCTCTCCCAGCAGCTCAACAAGCGCGGCGTCCGCCACGAGGTCCTCAACGCGAAGAACCACGAGCGCGAGGCCGCGATCGTCGCCAAGGCGGGCCGCAAGGGCGCCGTCACCGTGGCCACCAACATGGCGGGCCGCGGCACCGACATCAAGCTCGGCGGCAACCCGGACGACATCGCCGAGGCCGAGCTGCGCGCCAAGGGCCTCGACCCGGTCGAGCACACCGAGCAGTGGAAGGAAGCGCTGCCGGAGGCCCTGAAGCGGGCGGAGAAGGCGGTCGAGAAGGAGTTCGAGGAGGTCAAGGAGCTGGGCGGGCTCTACGTCCTCGGCACCGAGCGGCACGAGTCCCGCCGTATCGACAACCAGCTCCGCGGCCGTTCCGGACGCCAGGGCGACCCGGGCGAGTCGCGCTTCTACCTGTCGCTCGGGGACGACCTCATGCGGCTGTTCAAGGCGCAGATGGTCGAGCGCGTCATGGCCATGGCCAACGTGCCGGACGACGTGCCGATCGAGAACAAGATGGTGACCCGCGCCATCGCCTCCGCGCAGGGCCAGGTCGAGCAGCAGAACTTCGAGATCCGCAAGAACGTCCTGAAGTACGACGAGGTCCTGAACCGCCAGCGCGAGGTGATCTACAGCGAGCGGCACCGCGTCCTCGCCGGCGAGGACCTGCGCGAGCAGATCGGCTTCTTCATGGACGACACGATCGACGCCTACGTCCAGGCGGAGACCGTGGAGGGCTTCGCCGAGGAATGGGACATGGACCGCCTCTGGGGCGCGTTCAAGCAGCTCTACCCCGTGCGGATCACGGTGGAGGACCTGGAGGAGGAGGCCGGCGGCCGGGACGGTCTGACGCCCGAGTTCATCGCCGACTCCATCAAGGAGGACATCCACGCGCGCTACGCGGAGCGCGAGGAGGAGCTCGGCGCCGAGGTGATGCGCGAGCTGGAGCGCCGTGTCGTGCTCTCCGTCCTCGACCGGAAGTGGCGCGAGCACCTCTACGAGATGGACTACCTCCAGGAGGGCATCGGCCTGCGCGCGATGGCGCAGCGCGACCCCGTGGTGGAGTTCCAGCGCGAGGGCTTCGACATGTTCACCGCCATGATGGAGGGCATCAAGGAGGAGTCGGTCGGCTACCTGTTCAACCTGGAGGTCCAGGTCGAGCGGCAGGTCGAGCAGGTGCCGGTGCAGGCGGGCGCCGCCGACAAGGAGCAGGCCGCGGCCGGTGCCGAGCAGGAGGCCGTGGGCGCCGGTGCGGCGCGCGGCGGCGCGCCGGCGATCCGCGCCAAGGGCCTGGAGACGCCGAAGCGCGCGGACCGGCTGCACTTCTCCGCGCCGACCGTGGACGGCGCCGGCGGCGTGGTCGAGGGCGACTTCACCGCCGAGAGCACGGCCGACACCACCGTCGGCGACGGCACGACCCGCGCCGAGCGCCGCAAGGCGCAGAAGGGCGGCCGGCGCCGCAAGAAGTGACCGCCGCTCCCGGCCGGTGACGGGCGGGCGGCGCGACGGATGGACGGCCGGTGGGCGGCCCCGCACGGGGCCCGTCCGCCGGCCGCTGTGCGGACGGGGTCATGCGACGGTGTCCAGCTCGATCGCGCAGCACATCCAGCGGCCGGTGGGTGTCCGCTCCAGGCGGAACGCCAGTGCCCGCGTCCGGTCGCCGACCGCGATCCTGGCGAACGCCTCGATGACGCCGGGACCGGGCCGGCACACACCGACCGCGCGCAGGGCGGGTTCGCACCGCTCGCCCGGTGACGGCCGCAGCGGCGCCCCGGGCGCCAGGCGGACCAACTGGTCGTACGCGACGGCGCGGGCGTGGCCGAGGAGCGCGTGCACCGGGCGCCGTCCGCTCAGGACGAGCAGGAGCTGTTCGGCGAACCAGTCCTGCGGCCGCGGGTGCGCGGCCGGGCGGGCCGCGGGCGTCAGGGCGCGCTGCGGCCGGCCGGTGTCGGACCGGCGCGGTGGGCCGGCGCGGCTCGGGCCGCGGCTGTCTGTCCTCATGGCGTTCCACCCCCGTGCGGGCTGCCCCGGGGCACGGCGGTCCCGGGGAGAAGAGAAGAAGGGAAGCTACTGGTGGGTAACTGATGCGGATTGTAACCAGTGCGTCACTGTCCGGCAAGGGGGTGGGAACTCCCGGGCCCGCTGGTACAGTGAGCGCCCCCCGCGCCCGGAGCGCGGGCCGGGGCATCGCCGACAAGGGCAGGAAAGGAGCGGCACGGTGCGCGTCTATCTCCCCCTCACGGTGAGCGGCCTCGCCGCCCTCCGGAAGGCCGGCGAGGCCGGCCCGGCCCCGCTGACCGCCTACGCCGTCACGCCGGCGCTCCGCGAGTGGTACGTGTCGGGCGACCAGGAGGAGCTGGAGTACGCCGCCCTCGGGCGGGCCGCCCTGGCGTCGCTGCGGCTCGTCGCCGCCGATCCGGCGGCTCCGCGCCGCCGCGTCGTGGTGGCCGCCGACGTCCCGGAGACGGAGGTCGAGGCCGATCCGGGGCGTCTCGACGGTGCGGGCCGGCCCGGCGAGGTCCGGCTCACCGCGGCCGTGCCCCTGCGGCTGATCGCCTCGGTGCACATGGACGACGGTGACGCCGAGGCGGACGTCACGGCCGCCGCGGGAGCCGTCGCGGCCGCCGACGCCGGGGACACGGACGCCGCGTTCACCGTGGACGGCGCCGCCGACCACGAACTCCTGTGGTACGCGGTGCAGGAGATCGACCACATCCTGTGACGCGCGCGTAGCCCGATTGACAGTGGCGGCGCGTACGGTCGGTGACATGGCTGACCTCACCGGCACGCGGCAGCGGGCACACATCGTCTGGGACTGGAACGGCACCCTCCTCCACGACACCGACGCCGTCGTGGCCGCGAGCAACGCCTCGTTCGCCGCCCTGGGCGTGGCGCCCCTCACCCTGGAGCGCTACCGGGACCTGTACACGCTGCCCCTCGCCACCTTCCAGGAGCGGCTCATCGGCCGCGCGCCGACCGCGGCCGAGCGGCGCCTGCTGGACGAGACGTTCGCCACACAGTACGCGGCGCTCGCCGGCGGCACAGCGCTGGCCGAGGGGGCCGCCCGGCTCCTCGCGGACTGGGAGGCGGAGGGGCACACCCAGTCCCTGTGCTCCCTCGCCGGCCACGACATCCTCGGCGGCCTGCTGCGCCGCTACGGCATCGACCGGCACTTCCTGCGAGTGGACGGCAGCGTCGCCGGCCAGCCGCTCACGAGCAAGGCGGCGCAGATGGCGCGGCATCTCGCGGCTCTCGACGGGGTGTCGCCCGCGGACGTCGTCGTCATCGGGGACGCCACCGACGACGCCGTCGCGGCGGCGCACGCCGGAGCGCGCGCCGTCCTGTACACCGGCGGCACGCACAGCCGCCGCAGCCTCATGACGGCCGGTGTGCCCGTCGTCGACAGCCTGGCCGAAGCCGTGCGGACCGCCCGGGAGATGACGGCGCGGCCCGTGGGACGGACCCTCTGATTCTGCTCAACTCCTGAGGTGCGCCGGGAGAGGGAGAGATATCTTGGCAGGCGTGATCAGCGGAATACCGGGTGCGCGACCGACGAGTGGCAGTGACGCCACCGCCGGGTGCCCGGGCTGCGCCGCAGGCGGCCGATCCGCTGGTCCGTACCGCCGGGCGCATCCCATCGACGTGATCGAGCGCCGCCCGGTGACCATCACCCGACGTCACGCGACGGCGCGCGACAGGAGCCAGGGGACATGCACAACAAGCTGGACGAAGCCAAAGCCCAACGACTGGCACAAGCCGCACGGGTAGCCGAGCACGGCGCGGTCGGAGGACCGCCCGGCCACGGCCTCGACCCCGAGGCACTCCGTTCGTACCTCCAGCGCTACTACCTCTACATCGCCTCCGAGGACCTCGCCGACCGGGATCCCGTGGATCTCTACGGCGCCGCCCTGTCGCACTACCGGCTCGCCGCCGAGCGCCCCCAGGGCACCGTGAACGTGCGGGTGCACACGCCCACCGTCGAGGAGATGGGCTGGACGTCGCCGCACACGGTCGTCGAGGTCATCACCGACGACATGCCGTTCCTGGTCGACTCGGTCACCAGCGAGCTGTCCCGGCAGGGCCGTGGCATCCACCTCGTCGTCCACCCGCAGGTCGTCGTGCGCCGTGACATCACCGGCCGCCTGCTCGAGGTGCTGGACGGCACGGCGGACGGGCGTCCCGACGACGCCGTCGTGGAGTCGTGGATCCACGTCGAGACGGACCGGGAGACCGACCGCGACGACCTGGTCCGCATGGAGGCCGACCTGCGCCGCGTCCTCAGCGACGTCCGGGAGGCCGTCGAGGACTGGCAGAAAATGCGGGGCACCGCCCTCACCCTCGCCGAGGAACTGCCCGACGAGCCCCTGTCCGCCGAGCTGGCAGGGGGCGACGTCGAGGAGGCCAGGGAGCTGCTGCGCTGGCTCGCCGCCGACCACTTCACCTTCCTCGGCTACCGCGAGTACGAACTCGTGCGGTCCGACGGCGACGGCGACACGCTGCGCGCCGTCCCCGGCACCGGTCTCGGCATCCTGCGCTCCGACCCCCTGCTCGCCTCCGACTCGGGCGAGCCCGCCGGCTCCACCGCGTTCGGCCGGCTCTCGCCGTCGGCCCGCGCCAAGGCCCGCGAGCCGCGCCTGCTGATCCTGACCAAGGCCAACAGCCGTTCCACCGTGCACCGCAGGTCCTACCTGGACTACGTCGGCGTCAAGAAGTTCGACGCCGAGGGCCGCGTGATCGGCGAGCGGCGCTTCCTCGGGCTCTTCTCCGCCGCCGCCTACACCGAGTCGGTGCGGCGCATCCCCGTCATCCGGCGGAACGTCGCGGCCGTCCTCGCATCCGCCGGCTTCGGCCCGGACAGCCACAGCGGCCGGGACCTGCTCCAGATCCTGGAGACCTACCCGCGCGACGAGCTGTTCCAGACCCCCGTGGACACGCTGCGCGACATCGCCACCGCCGTGCTGCACCTCCAGGAGCGGCGCCGGCTGCGGCTGTTCCTGCGCCGCGAGGAGTACGGGCGCTACTACTCGGCGCTCGTCTACCTGCCGCGCGACCGCTACACCACCTCCGTGCGCCTGCGCCTGACGGAGATCCTCACCGAGGAACTGTCCGGCACGAACGTCGACTTCACCGTGTGGAACACGGAGTCCGTCCTCTCGCGGCTGCACTTCGTGATCCGCGTCGAGCCCGGCACCGAGCTGCCCGAGCTGACCGACGCCGACTCGGACCGGATCGAGGCGCGGCTCGCGGAGGCGTCCCGGTCCTGGGCCGACGCGTTCAGCGAGGCGCTGCTGGCCGAGTGCGGCGAGGAGCGGGCCGCCGAGCTGGGCCGCCGTTTCGCCCGCGCCTTCCCCGAGGGCTACAAGGCGGACTTCCCGCCGCGCGCGGCCGTCGCCGACCTCCAGTACGTCACCGGCCTCACGCGCGACGGCGGGCGGGACTTCGCCGTCAGCCTCTACGAGCCGGTGAACGCCGCCCCCGGCGAGCGCCGGTTCAAGATCTACCGCACCGGTGAGCCGGTGTCGCTCTCCGCCGTCCTGCCCGTGCTGCAGGCCCTGGGCGCCGAGGTCGTCGACGAGCGGCCCTACGAACTGCGCCTGACGGACGGCGCCACCGCCTGGATCTACGACTTCGGGCTCCGCTTCCCGCCCGAGCTGGCCGAAGGGCTCGGCGGGGACGCGCGCGAGCGGTTCCAGGAGGCGTTCGCCGCCACCTGGACCGGCTCGGCCGAGAACGACGGGTTCAACGCCCTGGTCCTGTCCGCCGGTCTCACCTGGCGCGAGGCCATGGTGCTGCGCGCCTACGCCAAGTACCTCTGGCAGGCCGGCGCCCGGTTCACGCAGAAGACCATGGAGGCCACCCTCCAGCACAACGCGCACACCACCCGGCTCCTGGTGAACCTCTTCGAGGCACGCCTCTCCCCGCAGCGCCAGACCGCGGGCCGCGAGCTGACCGACGGCCTGCTCGAAGAGCTGGACGGCGCCCTCGAACAGGTCTCCAACCTCGACGAGGACCGCATCCTGCGCGCGTTCCTCAACGTCATCAAGGCCACCCTGCGCGTCAACTACTTCCAGCGGACGGGCACACGCGACGCCTCGGGTGACGGGGGCCGCCCGCACGACTACCTGTCCGTGAAGCTCGACCCCAAGGGCATCCCCGACCTGCCCGAGCCGCGCCCGGCGTACGAGATCTGGGTCTACTCGCCCCGGGTCGAGGGCGTCCACCTGCGCTTCGGCAAGGTCGCGCGCGGCGGTCTGCGCTGGTCGGACCGGCGCGAGGACTTCCGCACCGAGATCCTGGGCCTCGTGAAGGCCCAGGAGGTCAAGAACACGGTGATCGTCCCCGTCGGCGCCAAGGGCGGGTTCGTCGGCAAGCGCCTGCCGAACCCGGCCGCCGACCGCGACGCGTGGCTCGCCGAGGGCATCGCGTGCTACCGCACGTTCATCTCCGGCCTGCTCGACATCACGGACAACCTCGTGGACGGCAAGGTCGTCCCGCCCGCCGACGTGGTGCGGCACGACGGCGACGACACCTACCTCGTCGTCGCGGCCGACAAGGGCACCGCCACCTTCTCCGACATCGCCAACGAGGTGGCCGAGGCGTACGGCTTCTGGCTGGGCGACGCGTTCGCCTCCGGCGGTTCCGCCGGATACGACCACAAGGGCATGGGCATCACGGCGCGCGGCGCCTGGGAGTCCGTGAAGCGGCACTTCCGCGAGCTCGGGCACAACACGCAGACCGAGGACTTCACGGCCGCCGGCATCGGCGACATGTCGGGTGACGTGTTCGGCAACGGCATGCTGCTCTCGGAGCACATCCGGCTGGTCGCCGCGTTCGACCACCGGCACATCTTCCTCGACCCGGACCCGGACCCGGCCGTCTCCTACGCGGAGCGGCGGCGCCTGTTCGAGCTGCCGCGCTCCTCGTGGGCGGACTACGACACCTCCCTGATCTCGAAGGGCGGCGGCGTGCACTCCCGCGCCGCCAAGTCGATCCCGCTGACCCCCCAGGTCCGCGAGGCCCTCGGGCTCGGCAGCTCGGTCACCGCGCTCACTCCCGCC
Proteins encoded:
- a CDS encoding NAD-glutamate dehydrogenase, with translation MHNKLDEAKAQRLAQAARVAEHGAVGGPPGHGLDPEALRSYLQRYYLYIASEDLADRDPVDLYGAALSHYRLAAERPQGTVNVRVHTPTVEEMGWTSPHTVVEVITDDMPFLVDSVTSELSRQGRGIHLVVHPQVVVRRDITGRLLEVLDGTADGRPDDAVVESWIHVETDRETDRDDLVRMEADLRRVLSDVREAVEDWQKMRGTALTLAEELPDEPLSAELAGGDVEEARELLRWLAADHFTFLGYREYELVRSDGDGDTLRAVPGTGLGILRSDPLLASDSGEPAGSTAFGRLSPSARAKAREPRLLILTKANSRSTVHRRSYLDYVGVKKFDAEGRVIGERRFLGLFSAAAYTESVRRIPVIRRNVAAVLASAGFGPDSHSGRDLLQILETYPRDELFQTPVDTLRDIATAVLHLQERRRLRLFLRREEYGRYYSALVYLPRDRYTTSVRLRLTEILTEELSGTNVDFTVWNTESVLSRLHFVIRVEPGTELPELTDADSDRIEARLAEASRSWADAFSEALLAECGEERAAELGRRFARAFPEGYKADFPPRAAVADLQYVTGLTRDGGRDFAVSLYEPVNAAPGERRFKIYRTGEPVSLSAVLPVLQALGAEVVDERPYELRLTDGATAWIYDFGLRFPPELAEGLGGDARERFQEAFAATWTGSAENDGFNALVLSAGLTWREAMVLRAYAKYLWQAGARFTQKTMEATLQHNAHTTRLLVNLFEARLSPQRQTAGRELTDGLLEELDGALEQVSNLDEDRILRAFLNVIKATLRVNYFQRTGTRDASGDGGRPHDYLSVKLDPKGIPDLPEPRPAYEIWVYSPRVEGVHLRFGKVARGGLRWSDRREDFRTEILGLVKAQEVKNTVIVPVGAKGGFVGKRLPNPAADRDAWLAEGIACYRTFISGLLDITDNLVDGKVVPPADVVRHDGDDTYLVVAADKGTATFSDIANEVAEAYGFWLGDAFASGGSAGYDHKGMGITARGAWESVKRHFRELGHNTQTEDFTAAGIGDMSGDVFGNGMLLSEHIRLVAAFDHRHIFLDPDPDPAVSYAERRRLFELPRSSWADYDTSLISKGGGVHSRAAKSIPLTPQVREALGLGSSVTALTPAELMQAILRAPVDLLWNGGIGTYVKSSAETHADVGDKANDAIRVNGRDIRAKVIGEGGNLGLTQRGRIEYATAGGRCNTDAIDNSAGVDTSDHEVNIKILLNAVVASGDLTVKQRNALLAEMTDEVAALVLRNNYAQNVALANGATTASGLVLAHQRLVRRLTEEGKLDRELEFLPPDDEFRERRAAGRGLTQPEQSVLLAYAKLTITSELLGTELPDDPYVSRLLQAYFPSALRERFPQQIETHALRREIVTTLLVNDTVNVGGSSFLHRMQEESGASTEEIVRAHTASRAIFRLGEIWDTAERLDNEVPAETLTRIRLHARRLVERGARWLLNNRPQPLALADTIQLFAERVSEVWLELPKLLRGKDLQTYTTHHDELAAAGVPEELAARVAGFSAAFPALDIVAVADRTGRELMDVAQVYYHLSDQLGIARLQDGVSALPRADRWQSMARTSIREDLYAAHQLITADVLAEGDEQAAPDERFASWSRRNAAILSRARSTLAEILASESFDLANLSVAMRTMRTMLRSNR